One Paraburkholderia kururiensis DNA window includes the following coding sequences:
- a CDS encoding helix-turn-helix domain-containing protein, producing the protein MGHQMASSGNRRTSALSKSSATAAAVAPAVPAVAAPPRVGEQIQRLRSERHMTLDDLSRAAGVSKSMLSEIERDKANPTIAVAWRLTNALGVNLDSLFAQQRAPEAIAVAGPHDIPTLNGHDAGYQLRVWGPIELAGRFEWYELTLQPGGALVSSAHEPGTREHLTVLQGAMEVEAAGTKRRLKASETARYVADQPHAIRNAGKADARALLVVIHG; encoded by the coding sequence ATGGGTCATCAAATGGCAAGCTCGGGCAACCGGCGCACGTCCGCACTTTCGAAGTCTTCCGCAACAGCCGCTGCGGTGGCACCGGCCGTGCCGGCCGTCGCTGCGCCGCCGCGGGTGGGCGAACAGATCCAGCGGCTGCGCAGCGAGCGGCACATGACGCTCGACGACCTGTCGCGGGCCGCGGGCGTATCGAAATCGATGCTATCGGAAATCGAGCGCGACAAGGCGAACCCGACCATTGCCGTTGCGTGGCGGCTCACGAACGCGCTGGGTGTCAATCTGGATTCGCTGTTCGCGCAGCAAAGGGCACCGGAGGCTATTGCGGTGGCTGGGCCGCACGATATTCCCACGCTGAACGGCCACGACGCCGGTTATCAGTTGCGTGTGTGGGGACCGATCGAACTCGCCGGCCGTTTCGAGTGGTACGAGCTGACTTTGCAGCCGGGCGGCGCACTCGTCTCGAGCGCGCACGAGCCGGGCACGCGGGAACATCTCACGGTCCTGCAAGGTGCGATGGAAGTGGAAGCGGCCGGCACGAAGCGACGGCTCAAGGCCTCCGAAACGGCGCGTTACGTTGCAGACCAGCCGCACGCCATCCGCAACGCAGGCAAGGCGGACGCGCGGGCGCTGCTCGTCGTCATTCACGGGTGA
- a CDS encoding glycine C-acetyltransferase produces MREPYLAHLRTTLDQIRADGFYKTERVIASPQSSDIRLASGADVLNFCANNYLGLADDPRLIAAAKEGLDNDGFGMASVRFICGTQTVHKQLESALAAFLQTDDCILYSSCFDANGGLFETLLDESDAVISDELNHASIIDGVRLCKAKRYRYRNNDLADLEAKLREADAAGARFKLIATDGVFSMDGIIANLAGICDLADRYGALVMVDDSHAVGFIGEHGRGTPEYCGVAGRIDIITGTLGKALGGASGGYVAARKEIVELLRQRSRPYLFSNTLTPSIAAASLKVLELVQSAEGAQLRERVRGNGAHFRRAMTDLGFTLVPGEHPIIPVMLGDAQIASSMADALLKEGVYVIGFSYPVVPKGRARIRTQMSAAHTPEQIDRAVDAFARVGKSLGIV; encoded by the coding sequence ATGCGTGAACCCTACCTCGCCCATTTGCGCACCACGCTCGACCAGATTCGCGCAGACGGTTTCTACAAGACCGAACGCGTCATTGCGAGCCCGCAGTCTTCGGACATCCGGCTTGCCAGCGGCGCCGACGTGCTCAACTTCTGCGCGAACAACTATCTCGGGCTCGCCGACGACCCGCGCCTCATCGCGGCGGCGAAAGAAGGTCTGGATAACGACGGGTTCGGCATGGCCTCGGTGCGCTTCATCTGCGGCACGCAGACGGTGCACAAGCAACTGGAAAGCGCACTCGCCGCATTTCTGCAGACCGACGATTGCATCCTGTATTCCAGCTGTTTCGATGCGAACGGCGGCCTCTTCGAAACGCTGCTCGACGAGTCCGACGCTGTGATCAGCGACGAACTGAATCACGCGAGCATCATCGACGGCGTGCGGCTGTGCAAGGCGAAACGCTATCGCTACCGCAACAACGATCTCGCCGACCTCGAAGCGAAGCTGCGCGAAGCCGATGCCGCCGGCGCGCGCTTCAAGCTGATCGCCACGGACGGCGTGTTCTCCATGGACGGCATCATCGCGAACCTCGCCGGCATCTGCGATCTGGCCGACCGATATGGCGCGCTCGTGATGGTCGACGACTCGCACGCCGTGGGGTTCATCGGCGAGCACGGCCGCGGCACGCCCGAATACTGCGGCGTGGCGGGCCGCATCGACATCATTACCGGCACGCTCGGCAAAGCCCTGGGCGGCGCATCGGGCGGCTACGTGGCCGCACGCAAGGAGATCGTCGAACTGTTGCGGCAGCGCTCGCGTCCCTATCTGTTTTCCAACACGCTCACGCCCAGCATCGCGGCTGCGTCGCTGAAGGTGCTCGAGCTGGTTCAAAGCGCAGAGGGCGCCCAACTGCGCGAGCGCGTACGCGGCAACGGTGCCCACTTCCGCCGCGCCATGACAGACCTCGGCTTCACGCTCGTGCCTGGCGAACATCCCATCATTCCGGTGATGCTCGGCGACGCGCAGATCGCGTCGAGCATGGCGGACGCGTTGCTGAAGGAAGGCGTCTACGTGATCGGTTTTTCGTATCCCGTGGTGCCGAAGGGGCGCGCGCGCATTCGCACGCAAATGAGCGCGGCGCATACGCCGGAGCAGATCGATCGCGCCGTCGATGCGTTCGCGCGCGTCGGCAAGTCGCTGGGCATTGTTTGA
- the tdh gene encoding L-threonine 3-dehydrogenase: MKALAKLERAPGLTLTRVKKPEVGHNDVMIRIRRTAICGTDIHIWKWDDWAQKTIPVPMHVGHEYVGEILEMGQEVRGFAIGDRVSGEGHITCGFCRNCRAGRRHLCRNTVGVGVNREGAFAEYLVIPAFNAFKIPPEIPDDLAAIFDPFGNATHTALSFNLVGEDVLITGAGPIGIMAVAIAKHVGARNVVITDINDYRLDLARKMGATRAVNVSRESLRDVMNELHMTEGFDVGLEMSGVPSAFTALLEAMNHGGKVALLGIPPAQTAIDWNQVIFKGLEIKGIYGREMFETWYKMVAMLQSGLDLSPIITHRFAVDDYEKGFAAMLSGESGKVILDWTE; encoded by the coding sequence ATGAAAGCACTCGCAAAACTCGAACGCGCGCCGGGCCTCACGCTCACACGCGTCAAAAAGCCTGAAGTGGGTCACAACGACGTGATGATCCGCATTCGCCGCACCGCGATCTGCGGTACGGACATTCATATCTGGAAGTGGGACGACTGGGCCCAGAAGACGATTCCGGTGCCCATGCACGTGGGACACGAGTACGTTGGCGAAATCCTCGAGATGGGCCAGGAAGTGCGCGGCTTCGCGATTGGCGACCGCGTGTCGGGCGAAGGGCACATCACGTGCGGCTTCTGTCGCAACTGCCGCGCGGGGCGCCGGCATCTGTGTCGCAATACGGTGGGCGTGGGGGTGAACCGCGAAGGCGCATTCGCCGAGTATCTGGTCATTCCCGCTTTCAACGCATTCAAGATTCCGCCTGAAATTCCGGACGATCTTGCCGCGATCTTCGATCCGTTCGGCAACGCGACGCACACGGCGCTTTCGTTCAACCTGGTCGGCGAGGACGTGCTGATTACCGGCGCGGGGCCCATCGGCATCATGGCGGTGGCCATCGCGAAGCACGTGGGCGCGCGTAACGTCGTCATTACCGACATCAACGATTACCGGCTCGATCTCGCGCGCAAGATGGGCGCCACGCGGGCGGTGAACGTGTCGCGCGAATCGCTGCGCGACGTGATGAACGAACTGCACATGACCGAGGGCTTCGACGTGGGGCTCGAAATGTCGGGCGTGCCGAGTGCATTCACGGCGTTGCTCGAAGCCATGAACCACGGCGGCAAGGTGGCGCTACTCGGCATTCCACCTGCGCAAACGGCGATCGACTGGAATCAGGTCATCTTCAAAGGGCTGGAAATCAAGGGCATTTATGGCCGCGAGATGTTCGAGACCTGGTACAAGATGGTGGCCATGCTGCAAAGCGGGCTCGACCTGTCGCCCATCATCACGCACCGGTTCGCCGTGGACGACTACGAAAAAGGCTTTGCCGCCATGCTTTCCGGCGAGAGCGGCAAGGTGATTCTCGACTGGACCGAGTGA
- a CDS encoding YceI family protein, giving the protein MDRTVVAGTARLVARGALALALTVPVVVLNACTPLRVVTHSVSTKEASVPAGHYQLDPHHWNVSFDVDHFHYSRFTMRFDKVTAQLDWRPDGLAGSSVAATIDAASVDTNVPVLDRMVKGTDMLDVARYPQVRFVSTRFERTGDARGTLTGDLTLHGVTQPVTLDVTFNGYAPNPLTKEATLGFSAQGHFSRAKFGLSTWYPAVGDDVRVRIEAEFVKPADAAGT; this is encoded by the coding sequence ATGGACCGAACTGTCGTTGCGGGTACTGCAAGACTCGTCGCGCGTGGTGCACTGGCGCTTGCGTTGACGGTGCCCGTCGTCGTGCTGAATGCCTGCACACCGCTGAGGGTCGTCACGCATAGCGTGAGCACGAAGGAAGCCAGCGTGCCTGCGGGACACTATCAACTAGACCCGCATCACTGGAACGTGTCGTTCGATGTCGATCACTTCCATTACTCGCGCTTTACGATGCGCTTCGACAAGGTGACGGCGCAGCTCGACTGGCGTCCCGATGGACTGGCCGGCAGCAGCGTGGCGGCCACGATAGACGCAGCGAGCGTGGATACGAACGTGCCGGTGCTCGACAGGATGGTGAAGGGTACGGATATGTTGGACGTGGCCCGCTATCCGCAGGTCCGCTTCGTCAGCACGCGTTTCGAGCGCACGGGCGACGCGCGTGGCACGCTCACGGGCGACCTCACCCTTCACGGCGTGACACAGCCCGTCACGCTCGATGTCACGTTCAACGGCTACGCACCGAACCCGCTCACCAAGGAAGCCACGTTAGGTTTTTCCGCGCAAGGGCACTTCAGTCGCGCGAAGTTCGGCTTGTCGACGTGGTATCCCGCCGTGGGGGACGACGTGCGCGTGCGCATCGAAGCGGAGTTCGTGAAGCCGGCCGACGCGGCCGGAACCTGA